A genomic segment from Corylus avellana chromosome ca5, CavTom2PMs-1.0 encodes:
- the LOC132183103 gene encoding protein ECERIFERUM 16 produces MDVKALAKSKRAHTQHHSKKPHGLHTNQKPKAPSDGSNVAGNAKKPLGKQVTEKTHRSQGASKLPSNWDRYEEEFEDPSASDGAGQPSDVILPKSKGADYRHLIAEAQSQSQSSLYLDGFPSLDDVMPGEFNQGLGPMLSVRGEGILSWIGDNNFVVEDKIAATHEASFLSLNLHALAEKLANIDLSQRLFIEADLLPSELCAEGLKTSRSQESDQIKTCNSEVARTISEEFSEKVEIANQNTECTSYGSAGSNDADRTLSSQESISVNAVNVDLRQIGKSSQIEAPQSTEESNFEAAAAEEELNMLLDSYNETTKIANPSGIRSNNAFPVFQQEASPSPSPLSKYVPDSSKTSPIIADLDDALDDLLEETSNVTNKNCLSESVEGKSVLGIVQSSSSYTGTKSQVLDDFDSWLDTI; encoded by the exons ATGGATGTAAAGGCTCTGGCTAAGTCAAAGAGGGCTCATACTCAACACCATAGCAAAAAGCCGCACGGCCTTCATacaaatcaaaaaccaaaagcCCCGTCTGATGGGAGTAACGTTGCTGGAAATGCAAAGAAGCCATTGGGAAAGCAAGTTACAGAGAAAACCCATCGGTCTCAGGGTGCGTCTAAACTCCCCTCAAATTGGGACCGCTATGAGGAAGAATTTGAAGATCCATCAGCCAGTGATGGCGCAGGTCAACCTTCTGATGTTATTTTGCCCAAGAGTAAAGGAGCAGACTATCGTCACCTGATTGCTGAGGCTCAGTCTCAGTCTCAgtcaagtttatatttggatgGCTTTCCTTCTTTGGATGATGTTATGCCCG GAGAATTCAACCAGGGACTAGGCCCTATGCTGTCTGTTAGGGGAGAGGGCATTCTTTCGTGGATTGGAGATAATAATTTTGTTGTAGAAGACAAGATAGCTGCAACTCATGAG GCATCATTTCTCTCCCTGAATTTGCACGCACTTGCTGAGAAACTTGCAAATATAGACTTATCACAGAGGCTCTTCATCGAAGCAGATCTATTACCATCAGAGCTG TGCGCAGAGGGATTAAAGACAAGCAGATCTCAGGAATCTGACCAGATAAAAACATGTAATAGTGAAGTAGCCAGAACAATATCTGAAGAATTTTCTGAGAAGGTTGAGATTGCAAATCAAAATACGGAGTGTACATCATATGGATCTGCTGGCAGCAATGATGCAGATCGAACCTTGTCTAGCCAAGAGTCAATTTCAGTGAATGCCGTAAATGTTGATTTGAGGCAAATAGGCAAATCTAGTCAAATTGAAGCCCCACAGTCAACAGAAGAATCCAATTTTGAGGCAGCCGCTGCAGAAGAGGAATTGAATATGCTTCTAGACTCTTATAATGAGACCACGAAGATCGCTAATCCCTCTGGCATCAGGTCCAATAATGCCTTTCCTGTTTTCCAACAAGAagcttctccatctccatcccCGCTTTCAAAGTATGTCCCAGATTCATCTAAAACTTCACCCATCATTGCTGATCTGGATGACGCTCTTGACGACTTGCTTGAGGAAACATCCAATGTGACAAACAAAAATTGTTTATCCGAGTCTGTCGAAGGAAAGTCTGTCCTCGGTATTGTTCAATCTTCTTCCTCGTATACGGGAACCAAGTCCCAGGTGTTAGATGACTTTGACTCATGGTTAGATACAATTTGA
- the LOC132182595 gene encoding glutaredoxin-C9-like, which translates to MQQAIPYKSWQLQPLNTNTHFSSQLSLTLNNNNTSNSPLNNASTSPEKFVKEAENMRSLVSENAVIVFGRRGCCMSHVVKRLLLGLGVNPAVYEVDEKDDVRVVEELELIGNGKDRGKVQFPAVFIGGSLFGGLDRLMATHISGELVPILKQAGALWL; encoded by the coding sequence ATGCAGCAAGCAATTCCTTACAAGTCATGGCAACTGCAACCGCTCAACACAAACACCCACTTCAGCAGCCAACTGTCGCTTACcctcaacaacaacaacaccaGCAATTCTCCTCTCAATAATGCGTCCACGTCGCCGGAAAAATTTGTCAAGGAAGCAGAGAATATGCGCAGCTTGGTGTCGGAGAACGCCGTCATAGTGTTTGGCAGGCGCGGATGCTGCATGAGCCACGTGGTGAAGCGCCTGCTTCTAGGCCTCGGCGTGAACCCCGCTGTCTACGAGGTTGATGAGAAAGATGACGTCAGGGTCGTCGAGGAATTGGAATTGATCGGAAATGGGAAAGACCGGGGGAAGGTGCAGTTTCCGGCGGTGTTTATTGGTGGGAGTTTGTTCGGAGGTTTGGATCGGCTTATGGCTACTCATATTTCTGGAGAGTTGGTTCCTATTTTGAAACAAGCTGGGGCTTTGTGGCTTTAA